A stretch of Cicer arietinum cultivar CDC Frontier isolate Library 1 chromosome 5, Cicar.CDCFrontier_v2.0, whole genome shotgun sequence DNA encodes these proteins:
- the LOC101497828 gene encoding G-type lectin S-receptor-like serine/threonine-protein kinase At4g27290 isoform X1, which produces MAILPSVLLITKLLLLFSTISSATDTITHSQSLLDGSTLVSKDGTFELGFFNPGNSPNRYVGIWYKQIPIRRVVWVANRDNPTKDNSSKLIITQDGNLKLLNQNQSLIWSTNTTTTTTKVSNLIVQLLDNGNLVLKNEKDNNIEENFLWQSFDHPCDTILPGMKVGWNKKKGLDRSLLNSWKNWDDPSSSDFTSDMVLTPNPESRIQRGSTILYRTGPWSGPQSGGILGTKENPLYNYEFVNNDDEVYYIFNLKNSSVVSIIVFNQTISLRVRLVWISESKIWSVYQKLPQDSCDTYNVCGANARCAIDASPMCECLDGFKPKSARKWNAMDWSDGCVRSGNWSCGVKDRDGFGRIVGMKLPDTTHSWIDYKMTLKECKEKCLKNCSCSAYSNLDSTGEGSGCSIWFGNLIDLRVLPSGQDLYVRTDAAIIGDKNGHTKTIVLGVSITVSIVLVMLLGFTYIYITKAKHKEKTDKIIMLGEKVEDKNEDYELPIFDQATILKATNNFSIDNKLGEGGFGPVYKGTLFDGQEIAVKRLSMSSGQGLKEFKNEVILCTKLQHRNLVKVVGCCTEGEEKMLIYEYMPNKSLDSFLFDPFQSTMLDWSTRFNILFGIARGILYLHQDSRLRIIHRDLKVSNILLDNDMNPKISDFGLARMCGGDQIEGRTNRIVGTYGYMAPEYAIDGLFSIKSDVFSFGVLLLEIISGRKNRALTYHEHDLNLIGHAWRLWKESIPLELIDENLRNTCVLSEVLRCIQIGLLCLQHHPDDRPNMSSVVVMLSSENALAEPKEPGFLISKFSIEGEPSSERQTRSSTNDITISQLDAR; this is translated from the exons atggcCATTCTCCCTTCCGTTCTTCTTATTACCAAGCTACTACTACTCTTCTCCACAATTTCCTCTGCGACAGATACCATAACCCACTCACAATCACTTCTCGATGGAAGCACGTTGGTTTCAAAAGACGGAACATTCGAATTGGGTTTTTTCAATCCAGGTAATTCCCCAAACCGCTATGTTGGAATTTGGTACAAACAAATCCCAATTAGAAGAGTAGTTTGGGTTGCAAATCGTGACAATCCAACCAAAGACAATTCAAGCAAGTTGATCATAACTCAAGATGGAAACCTTAAACTTCTCAATCAAAATCAATCACTTATATGGTCaacaaacacaacaacaacaacaacaaaggtTTCAAATCTAATTGTTCAACTCTTGGACAATGGAAATTTAGTATTGAAAAATGAGaaagataacaatattgaaGAAAATTTTCTTTGGCAGAGTTTTGATCATCCATGTGATACAATATTACCAGGTATGAAGGTTGGATGGAACAAAAAAAAGGGTCTTGATAGGAGTCTACTAAATTCATGGAAAAATTGGGACGATCCATCTTCAAGTGACTTTACTTCAGATATGGTATTGACTCCGAATCCTGAAAGCAGGATTCAGAGAGGTTCAACCATACTCTACCGAACAGGACCATGGTCTGGTCCTCAATCCGGTGGAATACTTGGAACGAAGGAAAATCCACTTTATAATTATGAATTTGTCAACAATGATGATGAAGTGTATTACATATTCAATCTCAAGAATAGTTCCGTTGTTTCtataattgtttttaaccaaacaaTTTCTCTTCGTGTACGCCTCGTTTGGATTTCAGAATCAAAGATTTGGAGTGTATACCAAAAGTTACCACAAGATAGTTGTGATACATACAATGTTTGTGGGGCAAATGCGCGATGTGCGATTGATGCATCACCTATGTGTGAATGCTTGGATGGGTTTAAGCCAAAATCGGCAAGAAAGTGGAATGCAATGGATTGGAGTGATGGATGTGTGAGAAGTGGTAATTGGAGTTGTGGGGTTAAAGATAGAGATGGGTTTGGTAGAATTGTTGGGATGAAATTGCCAGATACTACACATTCTTGGATTGATTATAAAATGACACTTAAAGAATGTaaagaaaaatgtttgaaaaattGTTCTTGCAGTGCTTACTCAAACTTAGACTCAACTGGAGAAGGCAGTGGTTGCtcaatttggtttggtaatCTTATTGATCTGAGAGTTTTGCCAAGCGGACAAGATTTATATGTTCGAACTGACGCGGCAATTATTG GTGATAAAAATGGGCATACCAAAACAATAGTATTGGGGGTTTCAATCACAGTTTCAATAGTCCTTGTGATGCTACTGGGATTCACCTACATTTATATAACAAAGGCAAAACATAAAG aaaaaacagaTAAAATCATAATGTTAGGAGAGAAAGTtgaagacaaaaatgaagattatGAACTTCCTATCTTTGATCAAGCTACAATACTCAAGGCCACAAATAACTTCTCAATTGATAACAAGCTCGGTGAAGGTGGTTTTGGACCGGTATACAAg ggTACATTGTTCGATGGACAAGAAATTGCTGTCAAAAGGCTTTCAATGAGTTCTGGACAAGGATTAAAAGAGTTCAAAAATGAAGTCATATTATGTACTAAACTTCAACACCGAAATCTTGTCAAGGTTGTTGGTTGTTGTACCGAGGGAGAAGAGAAAATGTTGATCTATGAATACATGCCCAACAAAAgtcttgattcatttctttttg ATCCATTTCAAAGTACAATGTTAGATTGGTCTACACGCTTTAATATTCTATTTGGAATTGCTCGGGGAATTCTTTATCTTCATCAAGATTCAAGATTAAGAATCATACATAGAGATCTAAAAGTGAGCAATATTTTACTAGACAATGACATGAATCCAAAAATTTCAGATTTTGGTTTGGCCAGAATGTGCGGAGGTGATCAAATTGAAGGGAGAACAAATAGAATAGTTGGCACATA TGGTTATATGGCTCCTGAATATGCTATTGATGGATTATTCTCCATAAAATCAGATGTATTTAGCTTTGGCGTATTATTGTTAGAAATTATAAGTGGAAGGAAAAATAGAGCGCTTACCTACCATGAGCACGATCTCAATCTTATTGGACAT GCATGGAGACTATGGAAAGAGAGCATTCCACTCGAATTGATCGATGAGAATTTAAGGAACACATGTGTTCTTTCTGAAGTATTACGTTGTATTCAAATTGGTCTATTATGCCTCCAACATCATCCTGATGATAGACCAAACATGTCCTCTGTGGTTGTCATGTTGAGTAGTGAAAATGCTTTAGCTGAACCAAAAGAACCTGGTTTTTTAATTTCGAAGTTTTCAATTGAAGGAGAACCGTCTTCTGAAAGACAAACACGTTCTTCGACAAATGACATAACTATCTCACAATTAGATGCTAGATAA
- the LOC101497828 gene encoding G-type lectin S-receptor-like serine/threonine-protein kinase At4g27290 isoform X3: MAILPSVLLITKLLLLFSTISSATDTITHSQSLLDGSTLVSKDGTFELGFFNPGNSPNRYVGIWYKQIPIRRVVWVANRDNPTKDNSSKLIITQDGNLKLLNQNQSLIWSTNTTTTTTKVSNLIVQLLDNGNLVLKNEKDNNIEENFLWQSFDHPCDTILPGMKVGWNKKKGLDRSLLNSWKNWDDPSSSDFTSDMVLTPNPESRIQRGSTILYRTGPWSGPQSGGILGTKENPLYNYEFVNNDDEVYYIFNLKNSSVVSIIVFNQTISLRVRLVWISESKIWSVYQKLPQDSCDTYNVCGANARCAIDASPMCECLDGFKPKSARKWNAMDWSDGCVRSGNWSCGVKDRDGFGRIVGMKLPDTTHSWIDYKMTLKECKEKCLKNCSCSAYSNLDSTGEGSGCSIWFGNLIDLRVLPSGQDLYVRTDAAIIGDKNGHTKTIVLGVSITVSIVLVMLLGFTYIYITKAKHKGEKVEDKNEDYELPIFDQATILKATNNFSIDNKLGEGGFGPVYKGTLFDGQEIAVKRLSMSSGQGLKEFKNEVILCTKLQHRNLVKVVGCCTEGEEKMLIYEYMPNKSLDSFLFDPFQSTMLDWSTRFNILFGIARGILYLHQDSRLRIIHRDLKVSNILLDNDMNPKISDFGLARMCGGDQIEGRTNRIVGTYGYMAPEYAIDGLFSIKSDVFSFGVLLLEIISGRKNRALTYHEHDLNLIGHAWRLWKESIPLELIDENLRNTCVLSEVLRCIQIGLLCLQHHPDDRPNMSSVVVMLSSENALAEPKEPGFLISKFSIEGEPSSERQTRSSTNDITISQLDAR; the protein is encoded by the exons atggcCATTCTCCCTTCCGTTCTTCTTATTACCAAGCTACTACTACTCTTCTCCACAATTTCCTCTGCGACAGATACCATAACCCACTCACAATCACTTCTCGATGGAAGCACGTTGGTTTCAAAAGACGGAACATTCGAATTGGGTTTTTTCAATCCAGGTAATTCCCCAAACCGCTATGTTGGAATTTGGTACAAACAAATCCCAATTAGAAGAGTAGTTTGGGTTGCAAATCGTGACAATCCAACCAAAGACAATTCAAGCAAGTTGATCATAACTCAAGATGGAAACCTTAAACTTCTCAATCAAAATCAATCACTTATATGGTCaacaaacacaacaacaacaacaacaaaggtTTCAAATCTAATTGTTCAACTCTTGGACAATGGAAATTTAGTATTGAAAAATGAGaaagataacaatattgaaGAAAATTTTCTTTGGCAGAGTTTTGATCATCCATGTGATACAATATTACCAGGTATGAAGGTTGGATGGAACAAAAAAAAGGGTCTTGATAGGAGTCTACTAAATTCATGGAAAAATTGGGACGATCCATCTTCAAGTGACTTTACTTCAGATATGGTATTGACTCCGAATCCTGAAAGCAGGATTCAGAGAGGTTCAACCATACTCTACCGAACAGGACCATGGTCTGGTCCTCAATCCGGTGGAATACTTGGAACGAAGGAAAATCCACTTTATAATTATGAATTTGTCAACAATGATGATGAAGTGTATTACATATTCAATCTCAAGAATAGTTCCGTTGTTTCtataattgtttttaaccaaacaaTTTCTCTTCGTGTACGCCTCGTTTGGATTTCAGAATCAAAGATTTGGAGTGTATACCAAAAGTTACCACAAGATAGTTGTGATACATACAATGTTTGTGGGGCAAATGCGCGATGTGCGATTGATGCATCACCTATGTGTGAATGCTTGGATGGGTTTAAGCCAAAATCGGCAAGAAAGTGGAATGCAATGGATTGGAGTGATGGATGTGTGAGAAGTGGTAATTGGAGTTGTGGGGTTAAAGATAGAGATGGGTTTGGTAGAATTGTTGGGATGAAATTGCCAGATACTACACATTCTTGGATTGATTATAAAATGACACTTAAAGAATGTaaagaaaaatgtttgaaaaattGTTCTTGCAGTGCTTACTCAAACTTAGACTCAACTGGAGAAGGCAGTGGTTGCtcaatttggtttggtaatCTTATTGATCTGAGAGTTTTGCCAAGCGGACAAGATTTATATGTTCGAACTGACGCGGCAATTATTG GTGATAAAAATGGGCATACCAAAACAATAGTATTGGGGGTTTCAATCACAGTTTCAATAGTCCTTGTGATGCTACTGGGATTCACCTACATTTATATAACAAAGGCAAAACATAAAG GAGAGAAAGTtgaagacaaaaatgaagattatGAACTTCCTATCTTTGATCAAGCTACAATACTCAAGGCCACAAATAACTTCTCAATTGATAACAAGCTCGGTGAAGGTGGTTTTGGACCGGTATACAAg ggTACATTGTTCGATGGACAAGAAATTGCTGTCAAAAGGCTTTCAATGAGTTCTGGACAAGGATTAAAAGAGTTCAAAAATGAAGTCATATTATGTACTAAACTTCAACACCGAAATCTTGTCAAGGTTGTTGGTTGTTGTACCGAGGGAGAAGAGAAAATGTTGATCTATGAATACATGCCCAACAAAAgtcttgattcatttctttttg ATCCATTTCAAAGTACAATGTTAGATTGGTCTACACGCTTTAATATTCTATTTGGAATTGCTCGGGGAATTCTTTATCTTCATCAAGATTCAAGATTAAGAATCATACATAGAGATCTAAAAGTGAGCAATATTTTACTAGACAATGACATGAATCCAAAAATTTCAGATTTTGGTTTGGCCAGAATGTGCGGAGGTGATCAAATTGAAGGGAGAACAAATAGAATAGTTGGCACATA TGGTTATATGGCTCCTGAATATGCTATTGATGGATTATTCTCCATAAAATCAGATGTATTTAGCTTTGGCGTATTATTGTTAGAAATTATAAGTGGAAGGAAAAATAGAGCGCTTACCTACCATGAGCACGATCTCAATCTTATTGGACAT GCATGGAGACTATGGAAAGAGAGCATTCCACTCGAATTGATCGATGAGAATTTAAGGAACACATGTGTTCTTTCTGAAGTATTACGTTGTATTCAAATTGGTCTATTATGCCTCCAACATCATCCTGATGATAGACCAAACATGTCCTCTGTGGTTGTCATGTTGAGTAGTGAAAATGCTTTAGCTGAACCAAAAGAACCTGGTTTTTTAATTTCGAAGTTTTCAATTGAAGGAGAACCGTCTTCTGAAAGACAAACACGTTCTTCGACAAATGACATAACTATCTCACAATTAGATGCTAGATAA
- the LOC101497828 gene encoding G-type lectin S-receptor-like serine/threonine-protein kinase At4g27290 isoform X2, giving the protein MAILPSVLLITKLLLLFSTISSATDTITHSQSLLDGSTLVSKDGTFELGFFNPGNSPNRYVGIWYKQIPIRRVVWVANRDNPTKDNSSKLIITQDGNLKLLNQNQSLIWSTNTTTTTTKVSNLIVQLLDNGNLVLKNEKDNNIEENFLWQSFDHPCDTILPGMKVGWNKKKGLDRSLLNSWKNWDDPSSSDFTSDMVLTPNPESRIQRGSTILYRTGPWSGPQSGGILGTKENPLYNYEFVNNDDEVYYIFNLKNSSVVSIIVFNQTISLRVRLVWISESKIWSVYQKLPQDSCDTYNVCGANARCAIDASPMCECLDGFKPKSARKWNAMDWSDGCVRSGNWSCGVKDRDGFGRIVGMKLPDTTHSWIDYKMTLKECKEKCLKNCSCSAYSNLDSTGEGSGCSIWFGNLIDLRVLPSGQDLYVRTDAAIIGDKNGHTKTIVLGVSITVSIVLVMLLGFTYIYITKAKHKDKIIMLGEKVEDKNEDYELPIFDQATILKATNNFSIDNKLGEGGFGPVYKGTLFDGQEIAVKRLSMSSGQGLKEFKNEVILCTKLQHRNLVKVVGCCTEGEEKMLIYEYMPNKSLDSFLFDPFQSTMLDWSTRFNILFGIARGILYLHQDSRLRIIHRDLKVSNILLDNDMNPKISDFGLARMCGGDQIEGRTNRIVGTYGYMAPEYAIDGLFSIKSDVFSFGVLLLEIISGRKNRALTYHEHDLNLIGHAWRLWKESIPLELIDENLRNTCVLSEVLRCIQIGLLCLQHHPDDRPNMSSVVVMLSSENALAEPKEPGFLISKFSIEGEPSSERQTRSSTNDITISQLDAR; this is encoded by the exons atggcCATTCTCCCTTCCGTTCTTCTTATTACCAAGCTACTACTACTCTTCTCCACAATTTCCTCTGCGACAGATACCATAACCCACTCACAATCACTTCTCGATGGAAGCACGTTGGTTTCAAAAGACGGAACATTCGAATTGGGTTTTTTCAATCCAGGTAATTCCCCAAACCGCTATGTTGGAATTTGGTACAAACAAATCCCAATTAGAAGAGTAGTTTGGGTTGCAAATCGTGACAATCCAACCAAAGACAATTCAAGCAAGTTGATCATAACTCAAGATGGAAACCTTAAACTTCTCAATCAAAATCAATCACTTATATGGTCaacaaacacaacaacaacaacaacaaaggtTTCAAATCTAATTGTTCAACTCTTGGACAATGGAAATTTAGTATTGAAAAATGAGaaagataacaatattgaaGAAAATTTTCTTTGGCAGAGTTTTGATCATCCATGTGATACAATATTACCAGGTATGAAGGTTGGATGGAACAAAAAAAAGGGTCTTGATAGGAGTCTACTAAATTCATGGAAAAATTGGGACGATCCATCTTCAAGTGACTTTACTTCAGATATGGTATTGACTCCGAATCCTGAAAGCAGGATTCAGAGAGGTTCAACCATACTCTACCGAACAGGACCATGGTCTGGTCCTCAATCCGGTGGAATACTTGGAACGAAGGAAAATCCACTTTATAATTATGAATTTGTCAACAATGATGATGAAGTGTATTACATATTCAATCTCAAGAATAGTTCCGTTGTTTCtataattgtttttaaccaaacaaTTTCTCTTCGTGTACGCCTCGTTTGGATTTCAGAATCAAAGATTTGGAGTGTATACCAAAAGTTACCACAAGATAGTTGTGATACATACAATGTTTGTGGGGCAAATGCGCGATGTGCGATTGATGCATCACCTATGTGTGAATGCTTGGATGGGTTTAAGCCAAAATCGGCAAGAAAGTGGAATGCAATGGATTGGAGTGATGGATGTGTGAGAAGTGGTAATTGGAGTTGTGGGGTTAAAGATAGAGATGGGTTTGGTAGAATTGTTGGGATGAAATTGCCAGATACTACACATTCTTGGATTGATTATAAAATGACACTTAAAGAATGTaaagaaaaatgtttgaaaaattGTTCTTGCAGTGCTTACTCAAACTTAGACTCAACTGGAGAAGGCAGTGGTTGCtcaatttggtttggtaatCTTATTGATCTGAGAGTTTTGCCAAGCGGACAAGATTTATATGTTCGAACTGACGCGGCAATTATTG GTGATAAAAATGGGCATACCAAAACAATAGTATTGGGGGTTTCAATCACAGTTTCAATAGTCCTTGTGATGCTACTGGGATTCACCTACATTTATATAACAAAGGCAAAACATAAAG aTAAAATCATAATGTTAGGAGAGAAAGTtgaagacaaaaatgaagattatGAACTTCCTATCTTTGATCAAGCTACAATACTCAAGGCCACAAATAACTTCTCAATTGATAACAAGCTCGGTGAAGGTGGTTTTGGACCGGTATACAAg ggTACATTGTTCGATGGACAAGAAATTGCTGTCAAAAGGCTTTCAATGAGTTCTGGACAAGGATTAAAAGAGTTCAAAAATGAAGTCATATTATGTACTAAACTTCAACACCGAAATCTTGTCAAGGTTGTTGGTTGTTGTACCGAGGGAGAAGAGAAAATGTTGATCTATGAATACATGCCCAACAAAAgtcttgattcatttctttttg ATCCATTTCAAAGTACAATGTTAGATTGGTCTACACGCTTTAATATTCTATTTGGAATTGCTCGGGGAATTCTTTATCTTCATCAAGATTCAAGATTAAGAATCATACATAGAGATCTAAAAGTGAGCAATATTTTACTAGACAATGACATGAATCCAAAAATTTCAGATTTTGGTTTGGCCAGAATGTGCGGAGGTGATCAAATTGAAGGGAGAACAAATAGAATAGTTGGCACATA TGGTTATATGGCTCCTGAATATGCTATTGATGGATTATTCTCCATAAAATCAGATGTATTTAGCTTTGGCGTATTATTGTTAGAAATTATAAGTGGAAGGAAAAATAGAGCGCTTACCTACCATGAGCACGATCTCAATCTTATTGGACAT GCATGGAGACTATGGAAAGAGAGCATTCCACTCGAATTGATCGATGAGAATTTAAGGAACACATGTGTTCTTTCTGAAGTATTACGTTGTATTCAAATTGGTCTATTATGCCTCCAACATCATCCTGATGATAGACCAAACATGTCCTCTGTGGTTGTCATGTTGAGTAGTGAAAATGCTTTAGCTGAACCAAAAGAACCTGGTTTTTTAATTTCGAAGTTTTCAATTGAAGGAGAACCGTCTTCTGAAAGACAAACACGTTCTTCGACAAATGACATAACTATCTCACAATTAGATGCTAGATAA